The proteins below come from a single Pirellulales bacterium genomic window:
- a CDS encoding Minf_1886 family protein, translating into MLDPSHPLAKLLKQDRRYKLDAYAFVEEALSFAHNSLGMGIERESDEPEPPAPRVRRSAERAPERHLTGQELCEAIRQYALDEYGYMAKSVLESWGIKTTRDFGNIVFNLIDIERMKKTKQDRREDFDDVFDFDIAFRQDFKITPAEKRSG; encoded by the coding sequence ATGCTGGACCCTTCGCATCCCTTGGCCAAGCTTCTCAAGCAAGATCGTCGCTACAAGCTCGACGCCTACGCATTCGTCGAAGAGGCGCTCAGTTTCGCGCACAATTCGCTGGGCATGGGAATCGAGCGGGAGTCGGATGAGCCGGAACCACCGGCCCCACGCGTCCGGCGCTCCGCCGAGCGGGCGCCGGAACGCCATCTCACCGGCCAAGAGCTGTGCGAGGCAATCCGGCAATATGCCTTGGACGAATATGGCTACATGGCCAAGTCGGTTCTGGAAAGTTGGGGGATCAAAACGACCAGGGATTTCGGCAACATCGTCTTCAACCTCATCGATATCGAGAGGATGAAGAAGACCAAGCAGGATCGGCGCGAGGATTTTGATGACGTGTTCGATTTCGACATCGCATTTCGCCAGGACTTCAAAATCACGCCCGCGGAGAAACGCAGTGGCTAA
- a CDS encoding co-chaperone GroES, whose product MKVVPLGTNVVVKRLEPEAKTAGGIVLPEAAQNKPREGRVLSVGDGRRLPDGSRLPHQVREGDRIVFTNFAGVEVEVNGESMLIMSEDEILAIIH is encoded by the coding sequence ATGAAAGTAGTTCCCTTGGGAACGAATGTGGTCGTCAAGCGACTGGAACCGGAGGCCAAAACGGCCGGCGGGATCGTGCTTCCGGAAGCAGCCCAAAATAAACCACGAGAGGGAAGGGTGCTGTCGGTCGGCGACGGTCGGCGGCTCCCTGATGGGTCGCGCCTGCCGCATCAGGTCCGCGAGGGAGATCGGATCGTTTTCACGAACTTCGCTGGCGTCGAAGTCGAGGTGAACGGCGAATCGATGCTGATCATGAGCGAGGACGAAATCCTGGCAATTATCCACTAG
- a CDS encoding prenyltransferase/squalene oxidase repeat-containing protein yields the protein MVRPSFTAVLTASIFIGLAATVARAADTAPAAISDAKLYQQTVDKGIQYLIDKGLQADGSYGKEGPGIAAICTTALLKHGRSPDDPAVARSLKYLQSFVHDDGGIYSPKSPVQNYETSLAIQCFAAANGDGRYKDLLAKADKFIRSIQSAGEPADFNYGGAGYDSKKKRADLSNTSFLLDALQATDAGPDDEAVKRALVFVSNCQNLETEHNTTPFAAKVGDGGFYYTPAAGGVSEAKNTPEGGLRSYGSMTYAGLKSMIFAGVTADDPRVKGAVKWIKAHYTLSANPGMGYSGTGTKTEDGLYYYYHTFAKALSALGLRDLDDDNGVKHDWRHDLLVELAKRQRPDGSWVNTDPRFLEGNTNLVTAYALLALSYAQPAK from the coding sequence ATGGTCCGTCCCAGTTTTACGGCAGTTTTGACGGCCTCCATCTTCATCGGTCTCGCGGCGACCGTGGCACGAGCTGCTGACACAGCTCCCGCGGCCATCTCCGATGCGAAGCTCTATCAGCAAACCGTCGACAAGGGAATCCAATACCTCATCGATAAGGGGCTGCAGGCCGACGGATCGTATGGCAAGGAAGGTCCGGGCATCGCGGCAATCTGCACGACCGCCTTGCTCAAGCACGGCCGCTCGCCGGACGACCCGGCAGTCGCCAGGAGCTTGAAGTATTTGCAGTCGTTCGTTCACGACGACGGCGGCATCTATTCTCCGAAATCGCCGGTGCAGAACTATGAAACCAGTTTGGCGATCCAATGCTTCGCGGCGGCGAACGGCGACGGGCGCTATAAGGATCTGCTCGCCAAGGCCGACAAGTTCATCCGGAGCATCCAATCGGCCGGCGAGCCTGCCGACTTCAACTACGGCGGCGCCGGATACGACTCCAAGAAAAAGCGGGCCGATCTTTCCAACACCAGCTTCCTGCTCGACGCCTTGCAAGCCACCGACGCCGGACCAGACGACGAGGCGGTCAAGCGGGCGCTCGTGTTCGTCTCTAACTGCCAGAATCTTGAAACCGAGCACAACACGACGCCGTTCGCGGCGAAGGTCGGCGACGGCGGTTTTTATTACACCCCCGCGGCCGGCGGCGTCAGCGAAGCCAAGAACACCCCAGAAGGAGGTTTGCGGAGCTACGGCTCGATGACCTACGCCGGTCTTAAGAGCATGATCTTCGCTGGCGTGACGGCCGATGATCCACGGGTCAAAGGGGCCGTGAAATGGATCAAGGCCCATTACACGCTTTCGGCAAACCCAGGCATGGGATACAGCGGCACGGGTACGAAGACGGAAGATGGCCTGTACTATTACTACCACACGTTCGCCAAGGCACTTAGCGCTTTGGGACTCCGTGATCTCGACGACGACAACGGCGTGAAGCACGACTGGCGGCACGATCTGCTGGTTGAGCTGGCCAAGCGGCAGCGCCCCGACGGTTCGTGGGTCAACACCGATCCGCGCTTCCTCGAAGGGAACACGAATCTCGTGACGGCGTATGCGCTGTTGGCACTTTCTTATGCTCAGCCGGCAAAATAA
- the ricT gene encoding regulatory iron-sulfur-containing complex subunit RicT, producing MPKYVVRFGVMRHLAIMAARDDSAYSRGTQVIARTDRGLESAVVLCEATPEAVKDLKSPGQGQVLREMTAADVMERSRILNQQREEFQTCGRLIEQLQLDMQLVDVEHVFGGERVVIYYLSENRVDFRELVKLLAAEFQTRIEMRQIGVRDEAKLLADYGDCGKPVCCNTHLSEMPPVSMKMAKLQKATLDPTKISGRCGRLKCCLRYEYDTYEELQKDLPPIGSDVLTQNGRSRVLAHEILAGQLLVETEDRRRVLITASDVLTVLNRGEELRVRSDE from the coding sequence ATGCCGAAATATGTGGTCCGCTTTGGCGTGATGCGCCATCTGGCGATCATGGCTGCCCGAGACGACTCCGCCTACTCGCGGGGAACGCAGGTGATCGCCCGCACCGATCGCGGGCTCGAGTCCGCGGTCGTGCTCTGCGAGGCGACACCGGAGGCGGTCAAGGACCTCAAGAGTCCGGGGCAGGGGCAGGTATTGCGCGAGATGACCGCGGCCGACGTGATGGAGCGTTCTCGAATCCTGAACCAGCAGCGCGAGGAATTCCAAACGTGCGGGCGGCTGATCGAGCAATTGCAACTGGATATGCAATTGGTGGACGTCGAGCACGTTTTCGGCGGCGAACGAGTCGTCATCTATTATTTGTCCGAGAATCGGGTCGATTTCCGTGAGCTTGTCAAACTGCTTGCGGCGGAATTCCAGACGCGGATCGAGATGCGGCAGATTGGTGTGCGCGACGAGGCGAAACTGCTGGCGGATTACGGCGATTGCGGCAAGCCCGTTTGCTGCAACACGCACCTTTCCGAAATGCCGCCGGTCTCGATGAAAATGGCCAAGCTGCAAAAGGCGACGCTCGACCCGACGAAGATTTCCGGTCGTTGCGGGCGGCTAAAATGCTGCCTGCGATATGAGTATGATACGTATGAGGAGTTGCAGAAGGACCTTCCGCCGATCGGCTCGGACGTGTTGACGCAAAATGGTCGCAGTCGCGTTCTGGCTCACGAGATTCTGGCGGGGCAGTTGCTCGTGGAGACGGAAGACCGTCGCCGAGTGCTGATCACCGCCAGCGACGTGCTGACGGTCTTGAACCGAGGTGAGGAATTGCGAGTGAGGAGTGACGAATGA